The genome window GGACGCCGGCCGCGAGGCGGGCGTCGAGGTCGTCGTCGAGAACGTCGGCCACCAGCACGCGGGGCTCCAGCTCTCCGTCCTCGGCGACCTCGCTCGGGAGACGGACACGCCGGTCTGCTTCGACGTCGGCCACGCGTACATGGAGGGCGGTAACAAGGCGATCAAGCGGTTCCTCCGGAGCCACGGCGACCGGGTCTCGCACCTCCACTGCCACGACGTCCGCCGCCGCGGCGACACGCACCTCCCCGTGGGGGCCGGGGAGGTCGACTACGGCCTCGTCGAGTCCGAGCTCGCGGGCTTCGACGGCACGGTCGCGCTGGAGGTGTTCACCGACGACGAGACCCTCCTCCTCGATTCGGCTGAACGAGTCGCCGACCGACTCGGCGGGTCCTTTTGAAACTGTGACTCAGTTCGGCCGGTCGTCAGAGTCGTCCGCGTCCCGGCTCTCGTCGTCCCCGTCGTCGTCCGCGCCGGCGTCCGCGCCGTCCTCCCCGCCCGCACCGCTCTCCGCGTCGTCGCCCTCACCGGGACCGGTCTCGCCGGCGTCCGGGTCGGCCTCGTCGCCGTCGATCTGGCGCTTTATCGACTCCAGCTCGGACTCGACGTCGACCTCCGGGGGGTCGTCGGCGTCGCCGGCCGCTTCGCCCTCGGCACCGTCGTCTCCCCCTTCGCCGGGGTCGGTCACGTCGATCTGAACCGGGGTCCCGTCGTCGTCCCGGTCGGACCGCGTCTCGTCACGCTCGCGGCGCGCGTCGTCGCGCTCGC of Halorubrum trapanicum contains these proteins:
- a CDS encoding sugar phosphate isomerase/epimerase; this encodes MEIGVTVGDDIDRLAASPPRFDFCELGVGEPTLVPGEIDPERLATALGDRDLLVHLPYGQRLATYVPEVNDAIVDYQRRLLTAAGDLGAEKAVLHATSADRDDVEFRETAAEQLRRVADAGREAGVEVVVENVGHQHAGLQLSVLGDLARETDTPVCFDVGHAYMEGGNKAIKRFLRSHGDRVSHLHCHDVRRRGDTHLPVGAGEVDYGLVESELAGFDGTVALEVFTDDETLLLDSAERVADRLGGSF